Below is a genomic region from Burkholderia pseudomultivorans.
GCGCGGGCGTCGGCGCGCTGGTCGGCGGCGTGACGGGCTACAACTGGCAAGCGATCAAGAACAAGCTCGCGCCGTCGGCGGCGCAGACGGGCACGCAGGTCACCGAGCAGCCGGACGGCTCGCTGAAGCTGAACGTGCCGAGCTCGGTCACGTTCGCGACGAACCAGTACGCGATCACGCCGGCCTTCACGCCGCTGCTGAACGACCTGGCGACGACGCTGAACCAGAACCCGCAGGTGACGGCATCGATCGTCGGCTACACGGACAGCACGGGCTCGGCCCAGCTGAACCAGACGCTGTCGCAGAACCGTGCGCAGAGCGTCGTGAACGCGCTCGTGCAGCGCGGCGTCGCGGGCGGCCGCCTGTCGGCGCAAGGCATGGGCGCGTCGAACCCGATCGCGGACAACGCGACCGAAGCCGGCCGCGCACAGAACCGCCGCGTCGAGATCTACCTGCGCGCGCCGCAGCAGCATCAGTAAGCGCGGCAACGACAGGAAGGGTGCGGGCGCGCTGCCCGCACAGCCCCGCCGGACAAGGCTTTCGGCCGCGCCGGTAACAAATCGAAAAAAATTTCGAACTTCTGTCGCGCGCCGTGGTCTGTCTTTACGGTACGCGGCTGGTGTTGCCGGCGCGTCACCATTCTCCTCTTGTCGTTGTTGCTCCGGGGCCGTATCCGCCCCGGTTTTTTTTGCCCGCGAAATTTGTGCTGCACCGCAGCATCCCGTCACCGGGCACGCGGCCTGCGCCGCCCTGCGCATTCGCCGGCACCCGCCTCGGCCTCCCGCCCGCGTTCCCGCGCCGCGCCCCTGCTAGAATCGCAGTTTCCCGTCGTTTTCCGCTGTTCTCTACCGACCCTATGTCCGCATCCGACCTCACTTCCGTGCAGGCCGCGGCGCCGCAAGGCCGCCGCCAGATCCTCGTCACGTCCGCCCTGCCCTACGCCAACGGCCAGATCCATATCGGCCACCTGGTCGAGTACATCCAGACCGACATCTGGGTGCGGACGCTGCGAATGCACGGGCACGAGGTCTACTACATCGGCGCCGACGACACGCACGGCACGCCGGTCATGCTGCGCGCGGAGAAGGAAGGCCTGACCCCGAAGCAGCTGATCGAGCGCGTGTGGACCGAGCACAAGCGCGACTTCGACAGCTTCGGCGTGTCGTTCGACAACTTCTACTCGACCGACTCCGAAGAAAACCGCGTGCTGAGCGAGAAGATCTATCTCGCGCTGAAGGAAAACGGGCTGATCGCCGAGCGCGAGATCGAGCAGGCGTACGACCCGGTCAAGGAAATGTTCCTGCCGGACCGCTTCATCAAGGGCGAGTGCCCGAAGTGCCACGCGAAGGACCAGTACGGCGACAGCTGCGAAGTGTGCGGCTCGACCTACCTGCCGACCGAGCTGCTGAACCCGTATTCGGTCGTGTCGGGCGCGACGCCCGTGCGCAAGACCTCGACGCACTACTTCTTCCGCCTGTCCGACCCGCGCTGCGAGTGGTTCCTGCGTGAATGGGTCGGCGGCCTCGCGCAACCCGAGGCGACCAACAAGATGCGCGAATGGCTCGGCGACGCCGGCGAGGCGAAGCTCGCCGACTGGGACATCTCGCGCGACGCGCCGTACTTCGGCTTCGAGATCCCGGGCGCGCCCGGCAAGTACTTCTACGTGTGGCTCGACGCGCCGGTCGGCTACTACGCGAGCTTCAAGAACCTGTGCGAGCGCAACGGCGTCGACTTCGACGCATGGATCCGCCCGGGCTCGACCGCCGAGCAGTATCACTTCATCGGCAAGGACATCCTGTATTTCCATACGCTGTTCTGGCCGGCGATGCTCGAGTTCTCGGGCCACCGCACGCCGACCAACGTGTTCGCGCACGGCTTCCTGACCGTCGACGGCGCGAAGATGTCGAAGTCGCGCGGCACCTTCATCACTGCGCAGAGCTACATCGACACGGGGCTGAACCCGGAATGGCTGCGCTACTACTTCGCCGCGAAGCTGAACGCGACGATGGAAGACCTCGACCTGAACCTCGAGGATTTCCAGGCGCGCGTGAACAGCGACCTGGTGGGCAAGTACGTGAACATCGCGAGCCGCGCGGCCGGCTTCCTGATCAAGCGTTTCGACGGCCGCGTGCAGGACAGCGCGATGAATCACCCGCTCGTCGCGAAGCTGCGCGACGCGATCCCGCAGATCGCCGCGCAGTACGAAGCGCGCGAATACGGCCGCGCGCTGCGCCACACGATGGAGCTCGCGGACGAAGTCAACGCGTACGTCGACGGCGCGAAGCCGTGGGAACTCGCGAAGGATCCGGCCAACGCGGTCGCGCTGCACGAAACCTGCAGCGTGAGCCTCGAGGCGTTCCGCCTGCTGTCGCTCGCGCTGAAGCCGGTGATGCCGCGTGTCGCGGAAGCCGTCGAGGCCTTCTTCGGGATCGCGCCGCTCGCGTGGGCCGACGCGGCGAAGCCGCTGTCGTCCGCGCAGCCGATCCGCGCGTACCAGCACCTGATGACGCGCGTTGATGCGAAGCAGATCGAAGCGCTGCTCGCCGCGAACCGCGACTCGCTGCAGGCCGACGCAGCCGGCGCAGCGGCCTCCGGCGCGGCCGCCGCGAAGGAGGCGAAGCAGGCCAAGGCGAACGCGAAGCCGGCCGCCGTCAATGGCACGGACGGCGATGCGCCGATCTCGATCGACGATTTCGCGAAAGTCGACCTGCGCATCGCGAAGATCGTCGCCTGCCAGGCCGTCGAAGGCTCGGACAAGCTGCTGCAGCTCACGCTCGACGTCGGCGAGGAAAAGACCCGCAACGTGTTCTCCGGCATCAAGTCCGCGTATCAGCCCGAGCAGCTGGTCGGCAAGCTCACGGTGATGGTCGCGAACCTCGCGCCGCGCAAGATGAAGTTCGGGCTGTCCGAAGGGATGGTGCTCGCGGCGTCGGCGAGCGACGAGAAGGCCGAGCCGGGCCTGTACATCCTCGAGCCGCACAGCGGCGCGAAGCCCGGCATGCGCGTGAAGTAAGCGGCCCCGCCGCCGCTCGCGCAACGCGCCCCGCACGCCTCGTGCGGGGCGTTTTTGTATCCGGGCGCGGCGTCTGCGTGCGATGCGCGACTTCCGCTACCATGTCGGCTTGCGCGGCAGCCGCTCGCGCAAGCCGATGCTGTCGCAGCACCGGAACCCGCCGGATTCCGACGGCCGCTGCATGCGGCCGGCCACGGGCCGTGGCGGCGGGTTCCGCATCCAGAACAACACCATGAGAACGCATCCGATGCCCTTCCGGCCGGACGGACGCGCGCGCCGCCTCGCATGAGCCGCGCCCGTTCCCTGCCGACGATCCCGCTCGTGCCGGTCGCCGACGCGAACGGCGTCGCGCCGCTCGTCGCGCGCAGCCGCGCGTTCGGCGCGCTCGCCGAACGCTTCGCGTGGCTCGCGCTGCGCGAGCCGCCCGCCGGCGATCGCGCACGCTGGCACGCGCATCAGCTCGGCGCACGCACGATCCGCTTCGCGCAGCCGCTGACCTTCACGCCATACGCCGCCGCGCAGCCGTGCTCCGCGCGCTGCCGGTTCTGCTCGGAAACGCTCGTCGACGATACCGCGTCGGGCCCGATGGCGGCCAGCCTGCGCCCCGGCGCCGATCATTTCGCGCGACTCGCCCGCGCGCTGCGGGCGCTGCGCGGCGTGCCGCTGTCGTATTCGCTGTCCGGGCTCGAGAACACCGACGATCCCGACTGGCTGCTGTCGCTCGTCGCGACGCTCGACGCGGCCGGCGACGACGGCCCCGAGGTCGGCGGCAGCGTGCTGTACACGAACGGCGCGGGCCTCGTCGAGCACGGCGGCGCGCTGCTGCCGGCGCTCGCCGCGTTCGGGCTGTCGTGGCTCGAATGGTCGCGCCATCACGACCGCGACGACGTGAACCAGTCGATCATGCGCTTTCGCCCCGGCCAGCCGGTGATGCGCGACGCCGCGTTCGAGACCGCGTTCGCCGCGGCGCGCG
It encodes:
- a CDS encoding OmpA family protein, with the protein product MNMKIATRLSVFALAGALLAGCATQQGNNTAVGTGTGAALGAGIGALAGGGKGAAIGAGVGALVGGVTGYNWQAIKNKLAPSAAQTGTQVTEQPDGSLKLNVPSSVTFATNQYAITPAFTPLLNDLATTLNQNPQVTASIVGYTDSTGSAQLNQTLSQNRAQSVVNALVQRGVAGGRLSAQGMGASNPIADNATEAGRAQNRRVEIYLRAPQQHQ
- the metG gene encoding methionine--tRNA ligase; translation: MSASDLTSVQAAAPQGRRQILVTSALPYANGQIHIGHLVEYIQTDIWVRTLRMHGHEVYYIGADDTHGTPVMLRAEKEGLTPKQLIERVWTEHKRDFDSFGVSFDNFYSTDSEENRVLSEKIYLALKENGLIAEREIEQAYDPVKEMFLPDRFIKGECPKCHAKDQYGDSCEVCGSTYLPTELLNPYSVVSGATPVRKTSTHYFFRLSDPRCEWFLREWVGGLAQPEATNKMREWLGDAGEAKLADWDISRDAPYFGFEIPGAPGKYFYVWLDAPVGYYASFKNLCERNGVDFDAWIRPGSTAEQYHFIGKDILYFHTLFWPAMLEFSGHRTPTNVFAHGFLTVDGAKMSKSRGTFITAQSYIDTGLNPEWLRYYFAAKLNATMEDLDLNLEDFQARVNSDLVGKYVNIASRAAGFLIKRFDGRVQDSAMNHPLVAKLRDAIPQIAAQYEAREYGRALRHTMELADEVNAYVDGAKPWELAKDPANAVALHETCSVSLEAFRLLSLALKPVMPRVAEAVEAFFGIAPLAWADAAKPLSSAQPIRAYQHLMTRVDAKQIEALLAANRDSLQADAAGAAASGAAAAKEAKQAKANAKPAAVNGTDGDAPISIDDFAKVDLRIAKIVACQAVEGSDKLLQLTLDVGEEKTRNVFSGIKSAYQPEQLVGKLTVMVANLAPRKMKFGLSEGMVLAASASDEKAEPGLYILEPHSGAKPGMRVK